Proteins from one Chloroflexota bacterium genomic window:
- a CDS encoding zinc-dependent alcohol dehydrogenase family protein: MKAIEFHEFGALADVLQLVEQPTPTAGAGEVLVRLTARSINPSDVYTIQGTYGVRPSLPSVPGNEAAGVIEALGEGVTGWSIGDRVILMLGAVGTAGTWREYAVVKPQFLVPTPAALTDAQAACTWVNYLTAWIMSDELQLQPDEPVLVTAGASHLGRAMLQLAAVRGFKVVATVRKPEQAQALLDAGALGVITLPGDDLAKRWKEITGQKGIGKAIDAVAGETGTAVVNALAAYGQLIIYGLLSGEPIQVDGRIVFSEATIRGFWLGRWLNRQTPQAIGKLIAEVSAMFADGRLAPHVDTTVALDDLAGIVRVATEGGAGKVVITG, translated from the coding sequence ATGAAAGCGATTGAGTTTCATGAATTTGGAGCCTTGGCAGATGTGTTGCAGTTGGTCGAACAGCCAACCCCAACCGCTGGCGCTGGCGAGGTCTTAGTCCGCCTAACTGCTCGGTCAATCAATCCATCCGATGTCTACACCATTCAAGGGACGTATGGAGTGCGCCCAAGCTTGCCATCTGTCCCAGGTAATGAGGCCGCTGGGGTGATCGAGGCGCTCGGTGAGGGCGTTACTGGTTGGTCTATTGGCGATCGGGTTATCCTAATGCTCGGCGCTGTTGGGACTGCTGGCACATGGCGCGAATATGCCGTGGTCAAGCCGCAGTTTTTAGTGCCAACTCCGGCTGCCCTCACTGATGCCCAAGCTGCTTGTACCTGGGTCAACTATTTGACCGCGTGGATTATGAGCGATGAGTTGCAGTTGCAGCCCGATGAGCCTGTGCTGGTAACTGCTGGTGCTTCGCACTTGGGCCGTGCAATGTTGCAATTGGCAGCAGTCCGTGGCTTCAAAGTGGTTGCGACGGTGCGCAAACCTGAGCAAGCCCAAGCCTTGCTTGATGCTGGTGCGCTCGGTGTAATTACATTGCCTGGCGACGATTTGGCCAAACGCTGGAAGGAAATTACCGGTCAAAAAGGCATTGGCAAGGCCATCGATGCGGTGGCTGGCGAAACTGGTACAGCCGTCGTCAATGCCCTAGCGGCTTATGGCCAACTGATTATTTATGGTTTGTTGAGCGGCGAGCCAATTCAAGTTGATGGCCGAATTGTGTTTAGCGAGGCGACAATTCGCGGTTTTTGGCTGGGCCGCTGGCTGAATCGCCAAACCCCGCAAGCAATTGGCAAATTGATCGCTGAAGTCAGCGCAATGTTTGCCGATGGCCGTTTAGCGCCGCATGTTGATACCACCGTTGCGCTTGATGATCTCGCTGGAATTGTGCGCGTGGCCACCGAAGGCGGCGCTGGTAAAGTTGTGATTACAGGCTAG
- a CDS encoding aminotransferase class I/II-fold pyridoxal phosphate-dependent enzyme: protein MHPKSANRLAGFGTSIFSEISALAARYQAINLGQGFPDFAGPAFLKDAACSAINADLNQYAPSTGLPTLRAAIARTWERHSKASVDPDAEITVTSGATEAMFATIMALINPGDEVLIFEPFYDSYPPNVLMAGGIPRYIRLHEPRWDVDFAQVRAAITPQTKAIILNTPHNPTGKVWSRAELSQLAAIAIEHDLLVISDEVYDRLVFEDYQHCSIATLPGMWERTITISSTGKTFSVTGWKIGYAIAPNSLTEAIRRVHQFVTFASATPLQAAAVVGLNAGEPYERQLLQFYNARREQLVKVLRDAGLYVLPPQGTYFVMADIRDLGWENDAEFCRYLISEIGVAAIPPSAFYHDGYQSGMVRFCFAKKPETIAAAAEKLKQLGSRS from the coding sequence GTGCATCCCAAATCCGCCAATCGCTTAGCTGGCTTTGGTACATCAATTTTTAGTGAAATAAGTGCTCTGGCTGCGCGTTATCAAGCGATTAATCTCGGCCAAGGCTTTCCTGATTTTGCTGGCCCAGCATTTTTAAAAGATGCTGCTTGTAGCGCTATCAACGCTGATCTCAATCAATATGCGCCAAGCACTGGCTTGCCAACCTTGCGAGCGGCGATTGCGCGGACATGGGAACGTCATAGCAAGGCCTCGGTTGACCCCGATGCGGAAATTACCGTAACTAGCGGGGCAACCGAAGCTATGTTTGCCACAATTATGGCTTTGATCAACCCCGGCGATGAGGTTTTGATTTTCGAGCCGTTCTACGATTCGTATCCGCCGAATGTGCTGATGGCGGGCGGCATACCACGCTATATTCGCTTGCACGAGCCACGTTGGGATGTGGATTTTGCCCAAGTTCGCGCCGCAATTACGCCCCAAACTAAAGCGATTATCTTGAACACGCCGCATAATCCCACGGGCAAGGTTTGGTCACGCGCCGAGCTCAGCCAACTAGCAGCAATCGCAATCGAGCATGATCTTTTGGTCATCAGCGATGAGGTCTATGATCGTTTGGTGTTTGAGGATTATCAGCATTGCTCGATTGCCACCTTGCCTGGTATGTGGGAGCGTACAATCACCATCAGTAGCACCGGCAAAACGTTTAGCGTCACGGGCTGGAAAATTGGCTATGCAATTGCCCCCAATTCACTGACTGAGGCAATTCGGCGAGTGCATCAATTTGTGACCTTTGCCAGCGCCACGCCCTTGCAAGCAGCAGCGGTGGTTGGTTTAAACGCTGGCGAGCCGTATGAACGCCAACTATTGCAATTTTATAATGCCCGCCGCGAGCAATTGGTCAAGGTCTTGCGCGATGCTGGATTATATGTGTTGCCGCCGCAAGGAACTTATTTTGTGATGGCCGATATTCGTGATTTGGGTTGGGAGAATGATGCAGAATTTTGCCGCTATCTGATTAGCGAAATTGGCGTGGCGGCAATTCCACCCTCAGCGTTTTACCACGATGGATATCAATCAGGGATGGTACGCTTTTGCTTTGCCAAAAAGCCCGAAACAATTGCTGCTGCCGCTGAAAAACTCAAGCAACTAGGGAGTCGAAGCTGA
- the malZ gene encoding maltodextrin glucosidase: MHYPTWTGAVHHDGSALYLQPSQPYHLGQQVIVRLRTPLAAPITQAFIRICPDGEQTFVAMQPAERTETIQWWQGQITLSMPRTGYRFWLMTEQGGWWLSAAGMQRSTPTDATDFKLLADYHAPTWVHSAVFYQIFPDRFCDGEPSNNVVDGEYTVYGKPTIARQWGEAPQKTTGGIEFFGGDLQGISQKLDYLEQLGINALYLTPIFTAPSNHKYDTADYLQIDQHFGGEAALAELRQATQRYQMKLMLDIVLNHCGYTHHWFTAAQADANAPTADYFSWKQHPNEYESWLGHRSLPKLNYISHGLRQAIYGSEQAIVRHWLHQPYAIDGWRIDVANMLARQGSSQLGHKIGRALRRAVKAESPEAYLLGEHFYDGTNHLQGDELDASMNYRGFTFPTLQWLVGFDMASVWNLVWEDRALLPTEALGEQWLAFLAVIPWQVALQQFNLLDSHDTPRLLTIVGGDLALHQVAVTLQMTFPGVPCIYYGDEVGMQGGGDPECRGCMPWDSADWNHDLLAFYRSLIAFRRSSSALSVGGFQLLLAEGDTVAFMRRSADQCLLVVAQRAATNIPAIPMLATGLADGTSFVHVAGTTEIAIQAGVLNLPQTGISASIWRMQ; this comes from the coding sequence ATGCACTACCCAACTTGGACAGGCGCTGTGCACCACGATGGTTCGGCGCTCTACCTTCAACCAAGCCAGCCCTATCACCTTGGTCAACAAGTAATTGTACGCTTGCGAACTCCGTTAGCTGCGCCAATTACCCAAGCCTTTATTCGTATCTGCCCCGATGGCGAGCAAACGTTTGTGGCCATGCAACCAGCCGAACGGACTGAAACGATTCAATGGTGGCAAGGCCAAATCACGCTCTCAATGCCGCGCACTGGTTATCGCTTTTGGCTGATGACCGAGCAAGGCGGCTGGTGGCTTTCGGCAGCAGGCATGCAACGCTCAACCCCCACCGATGCGACCGATTTTAAGTTGTTGGCTGATTATCATGCCCCAACATGGGTGCATTCAGCAGTGTTCTATCAAATTTTCCCTGATCGGTTTTGTGATGGTGAGCCAAGCAATAATGTGGTTGATGGCGAATATACGGTTTATGGCAAGCCGACGATTGCCCGCCAATGGGGCGAGGCTCCCCAAAAAACCACAGGTGGCATCGAGTTTTTCGGTGGCGATTTACAGGGTATTAGCCAAAAGCTTGATTATCTTGAGCAGCTAGGGATTAATGCGCTGTATCTCACGCCGATTTTTACTGCTCCCTCAAACCACAAATACGATACTGCCGATTATCTGCAAATCGACCAGCATTTTGGCGGTGAGGCGGCTTTGGCTGAATTGCGCCAGGCAACCCAACGCTACCAGATGAAATTGATGCTGGATATTGTGCTCAATCACTGTGGGTACACCCATCATTGGTTTACGGCGGCTCAAGCCGATGCCAACGCGCCTACCGCTGATTATTTTTCGTGGAAGCAACATCCCAACGAGTATGAATCGTGGTTAGGTCATCGCTCATTGCCCAAACTCAATTACATCAGCCATGGCTTGCGTCAAGCAATTTATGGCAGCGAACAGGCGATTGTGCGCCATTGGTTGCATCAACCGTATGCGATCGATGGCTGGCGGATTGACGTGGCGAACATGTTGGCCCGCCAAGGTTCGAGTCAGTTGGGGCATAAAATTGGCCGCGCCCTGCGCCGCGCCGTTAAAGCCGAATCGCCTGAAGCCTATTTGCTCGGTGAGCACTTCTATGATGGCACGAATCACCTTCAAGGCGATGAACTTGATGCCAGTATGAACTATCGTGGTTTTACCTTCCCGACCTTGCAATGGTTGGTTGGCTTCGATATGGCTTCGGTGTGGAACCTAGTTTGGGAAGATAGAGCGTTATTGCCCACTGAAGCCTTGGGCGAACAATGGCTAGCCTTTTTGGCCGTGATTCCATGGCAAGTCGCCTTGCAACAATTCAATCTGCTCGATTCGCACGATACGCCACGTTTGTTGACGATTGTTGGTGGCGATCTGGCGTTGCATCAAGTGGCAGTAACCTTGCAAATGACCTTTCCTGGTGTGCCCTGCATCTATTATGGTGATGAAGTGGGTATGCAAGGCGGCGGCGATCCCGAGTGTCGTGGCTGTATGCCATGGGATTCAGCGGATTGGAATCACGATCTGCTAGCTTTTTATCGTTCGCTAATTGCATTCCGCCGTAGTTCGAGCGCTTTGAGCGTTGGTGGATTTCAATTATTGCTGGCCGAAGGCGATACTGTGGCCTTTATGCGGCGCAGTGCTGATCAATGTTTGTTGGTTGTCGCCCAACGAGCTGCCACCAATATTCCAGCCATTCCGATGCTCGCAACCGGACTGGCTGATGGTACAAGCTTTGTCCACGTTGCTGGCACAACTGAAATTGCGATTCAGGCTGGGGTATTGAATTTACCGCAAACTGGCATCAGTGCCAGCATCTGGCGAATGCAGTAG
- a CDS encoding MBL fold metallo-hydrolase, with product MEIRQRAVGPWPMNSYALVCPQTNQSVLIDPGADPARLQAMLNNTTPIAIWLTHTHNDHIGEVASMRQRLNVPVLGHPGPQTRPVPLDAAISDGQILTIGEHTVKAIYTPGHTGDMVSFLVDASPIAIVGDTLFAGGPGRTWSAADFQTSLQTLRNTILTWDDQRVCYAGHGVEFSLGSIRPKIEAFLARDHGEFFGDAEW from the coding sequence ATGGAAATTCGACAGCGTGCCGTTGGGCCATGGCCCATGAACAGTTATGCCTTGGTTTGCCCGCAGACCAACCAAAGTGTGTTGATTGACCCTGGAGCCGACCCTGCGCGGTTGCAGGCTATGCTCAATAACACCACCCCAATTGCGATTTGGCTAACCCACACCCATAATGATCATATTGGCGAGGTTGCCAGCATGCGCCAACGCCTGAATGTGCCAGTGCTCGGCCATCCTGGGCCACAAACGCGGCCTGTGCCACTTGATGCGGCTATCAGCGATGGCCAGATTTTGACGATTGGTGAACATACGGTCAAGGCAATCTACACGCCTGGCCACACTGGCGATATGGTTAGTTTTTTGGTCGATGCTAGCCCGATTGCGATTGTTGGCGATACCTTGTTTGCTGGTGGGCCAGGCCGCACTTGGTCGGCAGCCGATTTTCAAACCAGCCTGCAAACCTTGCGCAACACCATTTTAACTTGGGATGATCAACGAGTTTGTTATGCTGGCCATGGTGTAGAATTTAGCTTAGGCTCAATTCGCCCCAAGATCGAAGCCTTTCTAGCCCGCGATCATGGCGAGTTCTTCGGCGACGCGGAGTGGTAA
- a CDS encoding heme o synthase, which yields MPALATPEQQNEVSAAISERLPAKPRDSFRPTAALTAVFSALTTINSLWWVLSPQHTLAPVLFAWLLLTALLGLVSLVGSSRAAHRPIQWLTWLAQPLGIAVIALVNTTYADWVGWANLACSVATTIVTGLVAYMAYNSDISTPKAQTNSKLADFRVLMKFRIISLLLLTTLIPMYLANGGEWPKFYIVVLTLLGGTLAAGGANAINMFYDRDIDAVMSRTKKRPLPNNRLTQWEVLGFGLTLSVLSFLVLLPVNLLTAILAVSGIFYYVVIYTMWLKRTTVQNIVIGGAAGAIPPMVGWAAGTDINLFVDSPIKWLPAVFLFAIVFYWTPPHFWALAIIRREDYAKAGVPMLPVVKGEAETRRQIVLYTFIMIALSFMLVSLQVVGLLYLGLAMVLGAIFLYYAANMMRDHSHAAAWKLYRYSLLYLALLFVAMGIDRALLG from the coding sequence ATGCCGGCTCTTGCCACCCCTGAACAACAAAATGAGGTTAGCGCAGCCATCAGCGAACGCTTGCCCGCCAAACCTCGCGATTCGTTCCGCCCAACGGCGGCGTTGACGGCGGTTTTTAGTGCTTTAACAACCATCAATAGCCTGTGGTGGGTTTTGAGTCCACAGCATACGTTGGCTCCGGTCTTGTTTGCGTGGTTGTTGCTAACGGCCTTGCTGGGCTTGGTCTCGTTGGTTGGCTCATCGCGCGCCGCTCATCGGCCCATTCAATGGCTCACTTGGCTAGCCCAACCGCTGGGCATCGCCGTGATTGCTTTGGTCAATACAACCTATGCCGATTGGGTTGGTTGGGCCAATTTGGCCTGTTCGGTTGCTACAACCATCGTTACTGGCTTAGTCGCCTACATGGCCTACAACAGCGATATCAGCACGCCCAAAGCCCAAACCAACAGCAAATTGGCCGATTTTCGGGTGTTGATGAAGTTTCGGATTATCTCGTTGCTATTGCTGACCACCTTGATTCCCATGTATTTGGCTAATGGCGGCGAGTGGCCCAAATTCTATATTGTCGTTTTGACCTTGCTTGGTGGCACATTGGCAGCTGGTGGGGCTAACGCGATCAACATGTTCTACGATCGTGATATCGATGCGGTGATGAGCCGCACCAAAAAGCGCCCATTGCCCAATAATCGTCTAACTCAATGGGAAGTCTTGGGCTTTGGCCTGACCCTCAGCGTGTTGTCGTTTTTGGTGCTCTTGCCGGTTAATTTGTTAACGGCAATTTTGGCAGTTAGTGGTATTTTCTACTATGTGGTGATTTATACCATGTGGTTGAAGCGCACGACGGTACAAAATATCGTGATCGGCGGCGCAGCAGGGGCAATTCCGCCAATGGTTGGTTGGGCGGCTGGCACTGATATTAATTTATTTGTGGATAGCCCAATTAAGTGGCTGCCCGCTGTGTTTCTATTTGCGATTGTGTTCTATTGGACACCACCGCATTTTTGGGCCTTGGCAATTATTCGCCGCGAAGATTATGCCAAAGCTGGCGTGCCAATGTTGCCTGTGGTCAAGGGCGAAGCTGAAACCCGCCGCCAAATTGTGCTCTACACCTTCATTATGATTGCGCTTTCGTTTATGTTGGTGTCGTTGCAGGTGGTTGGTTTGCTCTACCTTGGCTTGGCCATGGTGCTTGGGGCAATTTTCTTGTATTACGCCGCCAATATGATGCGCGACCATTCGCATGCTGCGGCTTGGAAGCTCTATCGCTATTCGTTGCTCTATCTGGCGCTGCTCTTTGTGGCTATGGGCATCGACCGCGCTTTGCTTGGCTAA
- a CDS encoding zinc ribbon domain-containing protein: MPVYEYVCSECQGRFARLVRGFSDPSDLHCPRCSSQAVRRAISRVAVVRSEDARLDAMADSSMFNDLDENDPRSVARWAKKMGRELGDDLGGDWNEMVDQMIDEEMGGEGDSQTGGAASNDLGWG; this comes from the coding sequence ATGCCAGTCTATGAATATGTTTGTTCGGAATGCCAAGGGCGCTTTGCCCGCTTGGTGCGTGGTTTTAGCGACCCCAGCGATTTGCATTGCCCACGCTGTTCGAGCCAAGCGGTGCGGCGGGCGATCTCACGGGTTGCGGTGGTGCGCAGCGAAGATGCCCGTTTGGATGCAATGGCCGATTCGTCGATGTTCAACGATCTTGATGAAAACGACCCACGTTCAGTTGCTCGTTGGGCCAAGAAAATGGGCCGCGAACTAGGCGACGATCTCGGTGGCGATTGGAATGAAATGGTCGATCAGATGATCGATGAAGAAATGGGCGGCGAGGGCGATAGCCAAACTGGCGGGGCTGCCAGCAACGATTTGGGCTGGGGCTAG
- a CDS encoding restriction endonuclease-like protein, protein MAELIPLTINGIDCQTLVQFTASAWNEWAVVNVACPAQPNVRHAQLSIGTDNLGVPQVSPFDPTWRWSWLPRGQAGTVYGRLQIEWADGEIQQQQFQFELQPHLLDVELWRALLNDLSSLARSLALRIASPSFAQAVLVPLLPDDPSPFLEALSLINQSSQQVSQIVRSLQRQAKTTLERQPRTTDLGAAQQFKLDQLAQSSERYHMVEPYGLVPEQVQAEHAQASFDLPEHRWLVGLIQQIERRLRNLRRLASEQRQLDLTSIQATIEQQLTALRQLRQAAPLAGLKARQQPVQSQLINRDARYRPIRQLARSLHEQPLLTLEVGSLALPLADVPTLYEQWCALAVAQVLAELGHIEAQNLLIDNPQRERWVLDLNSATPLLSVRIGSQLWHLRYQARFSAQPDSDGFYSLDRYLRIPDLVLQTTTANAKHVLVLDAKYRRAPDQRVPQSALDDVYAYRGSLGYNGQPCVLAAAILYPQANTLEEFGSIAAIGLIPNQLNQLKTWLERWLNQRDQ, encoded by the coding sequence GTGGCAGAGTTAATTCCACTGACAATTAATGGTATCGATTGCCAAACGCTGGTGCAATTCACTGCGAGTGCTTGGAATGAGTGGGCCGTGGTCAACGTGGCTTGCCCTGCTCAACCTAACGTGCGTCATGCTCAGCTTTCGATTGGTACTGATAATTTGGGTGTGCCCCAAGTCAGCCCATTTGATCCAACTTGGCGTTGGTCGTGGTTGCCGCGTGGCCAGGCTGGTACGGTTTATGGCAGGTTGCAGATTGAATGGGCTGATGGCGAAATTCAGCAGCAACAATTTCAATTTGAGCTTCAGCCGCATTTGCTCGACGTTGAATTGTGGCGAGCCTTGCTGAACGATCTCAGCTCATTAGCTCGTTCGCTCGCCTTGCGGATCGCCAGCCCCAGCTTTGCCCAAGCGGTGTTAGTGCCATTGCTCCCCGATGATCCTAGCCCATTTTTAGAAGCGCTGAGCTTGATTAACCAAAGTAGCCAGCAAGTGAGCCAGATTGTACGCAGCTTGCAGCGTCAGGCCAAAACGACGCTTGAACGCCAACCGCGAACAACTGACTTGGGCGCAGCTCAGCAATTTAAGCTTGATCAATTGGCCCAGTCCAGCGAGCGTTATCACATGGTTGAACCTTATGGCCTCGTGCCAGAGCAGGTGCAGGCTGAGCATGCCCAAGCTTCATTCGATCTGCCAGAGCATCGCTGGTTGGTTGGCTTGATTCAACAAATTGAGCGGCGTTTGCGCAATCTACGTCGCCTCGCTAGCGAACAACGCCAGCTTGATTTAACCAGTATTCAGGCAACGATTGAGCAACAACTGACGGCTTTGCGCCAATTGCGTCAAGCAGCGCCCTTGGCTGGCTTGAAAGCTCGCCAGCAGCCAGTTCAAAGCCAGTTGATTAACCGTGATGCGCGTTACCGACCGATTCGTCAGTTGGCGCGAAGTTTGCATGAACAACCGTTGCTTACCTTGGAAGTGGGCAGTTTAGCCCTGCCCTTGGCTGATGTGCCAACCCTCTATGAGCAATGGTGTGCGCTAGCTGTCGCCCAGGTTTTAGCCGAATTAGGCCACATTGAAGCCCAAAATCTGCTGATTGATAACCCTCAGCGTGAACGTTGGGTGCTTGATTTGAATTCAGCAACACCGTTGTTGAGCGTGCGGATCGGCTCACAGCTTTGGCATTTGCGCTACCAAGCACGATTTAGCGCCCAGCCTGATTCTGATGGTTTTTATAGCCTTGATCGGTATTTGCGCATCCCCGATTTGGTCTTACAAACCACCACAGCCAATGCCAAGCATGTATTGGTGCTTGATGCCAAATATCGCCGAGCACCTGACCAGCGGGTTCCGCAAAGTGCGCTTGATGATGTCTATGCCTATCGTGGCAGTTTGGGCTACAATGGTCAGCCATGTGTGCTAGCCGCTGCAATTCTGTATCCGCAAGCAAACACGCTTGAGGAATTTGGCTCGATTGCGGCAATTGGCCTCATTCCCAATCAGCTTAATCAGCTAAAAACCTGGTTAGAGCGTTGGCTCAACCAGCGTGATCAATAA
- a CDS encoding sulfite exporter TauE/SafE family protein — protein sequence MKRCLCACWLLLLFASQPQTAQAHSLDQLFQDMRVQIQPTQIVLTVHLIAGPLITPRLWEHLDTDRSQTLDQAEIERWCAEFNRNLEVGLDQQALPLTLYEVSEFPTNKADFIGSNATNLTWTVQAALGPIATGEHQLSLKSNNYHDISVVDWSKTRGRAGIVAQEASTMDLHSAQFPIKWPSNFRSDGAIALPTAEPSAPQQPSSSLVARLQTGDSSFGLIAATLGLAFGFGAVHALQPGHGKTLVAAYLVGSRGTIQQATLLGAIVTLTHTASVFALGGLMLLFSAWATPERFIPILTLVSGVLVAGLGLRMLWERLQALRSGNQGHAHGGLFHSHGDGGAGHSHVSNRKLLGLGISGGLVPCPEALVIMIVAATLGRIGLGLAMIVAFSAGLAAVLIGIGIVLVTLGSRLIKTSQPDARWLRWLPIASAGLVTILGIGLMLQTI from the coding sequence ATGAAACGTTGTTTATGCGCATGCTGGCTGCTGCTACTATTTGCCAGCCAACCACAAACGGCTCAAGCTCACAGCCTCGATCAGCTTTTTCAAGATATGCGGGTGCAGATTCAGCCAACCCAAATTGTGCTGACCGTACACTTAATTGCTGGTCCGCTGATTACGCCGCGTTTGTGGGAGCATTTGGATACTGATCGTTCGCAAACCCTCGATCAAGCTGAAATTGAGCGTTGGTGTGCTGAATTTAATCGCAATTTGGAAGTTGGGCTTGATCAACAGGCACTCCCATTAACCTTGTATGAAGTCAGTGAATTTCCGACCAACAAGGCCGATTTTATTGGCTCGAATGCGACGAATTTGACTTGGACGGTGCAGGCAGCGCTTGGACCAATCGCCACAGGCGAACATCAACTAAGCCTAAAATCGAATAATTACCACGATATTAGTGTTGTCGATTGGAGCAAAACCCGTGGCCGAGCAGGGATTGTGGCCCAAGAAGCCAGCACCATGGATTTGCATAGTGCTCAGTTTCCAATCAAATGGCCTAGCAATTTTCGCAGCGATGGGGCGATTGCCTTGCCAACCGCTGAGCCAAGTGCCCCGCAACAACCTAGCTCAAGCCTCGTGGCCCGTTTGCAAACTGGCGATAGTTCGTTTGGCTTGATCGCGGCGACCCTGGGGCTGGCCTTTGGTTTTGGCGCGGTTCATGCCTTGCAACCTGGCCATGGCAAAACCTTGGTCGCGGCCTATTTGGTTGGCTCACGTGGCACAATTCAACAAGCGACCTTGCTGGGGGCAATTGTTACGCTGACCCATACTGCCAGCGTTTTTGCCTTGGGCGGGTTGATGTTGCTGTTCAGTGCTTGGGCTACACCTGAGCGCTTTATCCCAATTCTGACGCTCGTTTCGGGAGTTTTGGTGGCTGGTTTGGGGTTGCGCATGCTCTGGGAGCGGCTGCAAGCGCTACGTTCTGGCAACCAAGGCCATGCCCATGGTGGTTTATTTCATAGCCATGGCGATGGTGGGGCAGGCCATAGCCATGTGAGCAACCGCAAATTACTGGGCTTGGGCATTTCGGGTGGGCTTGTGCCCTGCCCCGAAGCCTTGGTGATTATGATTGTTGCGGCAACGCTTGGCCGAATTGGCCTCGGCTTGGCGATGATTGTAGCGTTTAGTGCAGGCTTGGCGGCGGTCTTAATCGGCATTGGGATTGTGCTAGTAACACTTGGCTCACGACTGATCAAAACCAGCCAGCCTGATGCTCGTTGGCTGCGTTGGCTGCCAATCGCCAGCGCTGGTCTGGTGACAATCCTTGGAATTGGGCTTATGCTTCAAACAATCTAA